The Drechmeria coniospora strain ARSEF 6962 chromosome 02, whole genome shotgun sequence genome has a segment encoding these proteins:
- a CDS encoding MFS quinate transporter translates to MARSWFRTVGLGNLHYFLTVMVVACGSIPKGYDEGGFAAASGLTSFLDDFHLGRGRRTGDSSHMGTQKAVIASLGVLGAAVGALVSIGVTDRIGRLRAWQLFTLLWITGFLTLTFSSGHLSLLMFARVWGGVGAGGLTVVSPLYLSEIAKSKSRGMVVSMYMVILLSFLMAGFFINYAVVRTMAPSRRQYRVVLGVVQIPVGLALFASCFLHDTPRWLLYKQRRAEAVMVLAKLRGRAVDDPDVARELDEIERQMADTKQLLAGVSTWTVVKEVATVRSYRQRFLLGMAMQAVAQWSGGNGISYYIPEIFRLAGVKSSKNSLVSAGGYGAVKLVFTMVFTWALIDHFGRRRCFLTGLGLQCASHLYMALYMGLWRFSHNKPASDAAVASVFVYAMAWSIGLCTIQYLYGTEILPTRIRSVCYATNMALHWLWQFLIVRVTPPMFNALDVWGAYAFWAFVCLVGLVVLGLWAPETKGVPMERMGELFDGPWYRGWRAKLQDADDELAPRQRIRSTGAPSDDTQVEEPVKPVTC, encoded by the exons atggcccgCTCCTGGTTCCGCACCGTTGGCCTCGGGAACTTGCATTATTTCCTGACCGTCATGGTCGTCGCTTGCGGATCCATTCCAAAAGGCtacgacgagggcggcttcgctgccgcctcgggcctcacctccttcctcgacgactttCACCTCGGGCGGGGACGGAGGACCGGCGATTCTTCCCACATGGGCACGCAAaaggccgtcatcgcctcCCTGGGTGTTCTGGGCGCAGCCGTCGGTGCCCTCGTCTCCATCGGTGTCACCGATCGCATCGGTCGACTTCGCGCCTGGCAACTATTCACCCTGCTCTGGATCACGGGCTTTCTCACCCTCACCTTCTCGTCCGGCCACCTGTCGCTGCTCATGTTTGCCCGCGTCTGGGGTGGTGTCGGTGCCGGTGGCCTCACCGTCGTCTCGCCTCTCTATCTCTCCGAGATTGCCAAGTCCAAGTCGAGGGGCATGGTcgtgtccatgtacatggtCATTCTCTTGTCCTTTCTCATGGCTG GTTTCTTCATCAACTACGCCGTCGTCAGAACGATGGCTCCTTCGAGGAGGCAGTATCGCGTCGTTCTGGGTGTCGTCCAGATTCCCGTCGGTCTCGCCCTTTTCGCTTCGTGCTTTCTCCACGACACACCCCGTTGGCTGCTGTACAAGCAGCGCAGAGCCGAGGCTGTCATGGTCCTCGCCAAGTTGCGgggccgcgccgtcgacgatccGGATGTGGCGAGGGAACTTGACGAGATCGAGCGGCAGATGGCAGACACGAAGCAACTGCTCGCCGGCGTGTCGACGTGGaccgtcgtcaaggaggTGGCGACAGTGCGAAGCTACCGGCAgcgcttcctcctcggcatggCCATGCAGGCGGTTGCCCAATggagcggcggcaacggtATCAGCTACTACATCCCCGAGATTTTTCGGCTCGCGGGCGTCAAGAGCAGCAAGAATTCGCTCGTGAGCGCCGGCGGCTATGGAGCGGTCAAGCTCGTATTCACCATGGTCTTCACCTGGGCCCTCATCGACCACTTTGGCAGGCGCCGCTGCTTCCTGACGGGACTCGGCCTGCAATGCGCATCGCACCTCTACATGGCGCTCTACATGGGACTTTGGAGATTTTCCCACAACAAGCCGGCCTcggacgctgccgtcgcatCCGTCTTCGTCTACGCCATGGCCTGGAGCATCGGCCTCTGCACGATTCAATACCTCTACGGAACGGAGATTCTGCCGACGAGAATCCGGAGCGTCTGCTACGCGACCAACATGGCCCTCCATTGGCTCTGGCAGTTCCTCATCGTCAGGGTCACGCCGCCCATGTTCAACGCACTCGACGTCTGGGGGGCCTACGCCTTTTGGGCATTCGTCtgccttgtcggcctcgtcgtcctcggcctctgGGCGCCGGAGACAAAGGGCGTCCCCATGGAGCGGATGGGCGAGCTGTTCGACGGGCCGTGGTACAGAGGGTGGCGAGCCAAACTGCAAGACGCGGACGACGAACTCGCCCCGAGGCAGCGCATCAGAAGCACAGGCGCTCCATCGGACGACACGCAGGTAGAGGAGCCGGTCAAGCCGGTGACATGCTAG
- a CDS encoding putative MXR1-responsible for the reduction of methionine sulfoxide: MAGYLPPFLARLARPFTQSTRLSIASDSTASHAPGAIPEGAQRCTIAAGCFWGTEHLYRRHFAGKGLLDAKVGYIGGTLDDPSYRAVCSGTSGHAEAAQIIFDPTQVSYRQLIEFFYKFHDPTTLNRQGPDAGPQYRSAIYYHDADQEKIAREVTQQANEQWWRGGVVTEIAPAGKWYTAEEYHQLYLDRNPSGYECPSHFLRPFPPLH; encoded by the exons ATGGCCGGATACTTGCCGCCCTTCCttgcccgcctcgcccggcCGTTCACCCAGTCAACGCGGTTATCCATCGCGTCCGACTCGACTGCCTCGCACGCACCCGGTGCCATCCCCGAGGGCGCCCAGCGCTgcaccatcgccgccggctgcttCTGGGGCACCGAGCACCTCTACCGGCGCCATTTTGCCGGCAAAgggctcctcgacgccaagGTCGGCTACATCGGTGGCACCCTAGACGATCCCTCCTACCGCGCCGTATGCAGCGGTACCAGCGGCC atgccgaggcggcgcaAATCATCTTCGACCCGACCCAAGTCTCGTACCGCCAGCTTATCGAATTCTTCTACAAGTTCCACGATCCCACCACCCTCAACCGGCAGGGACCGGACGCCGGGCCCCAGTACCGATCCGCCATCTACTACCATGACGCCGACCAGGAAAAGATTGCGCGTGAGGTCACGCAGCAGGCAAACGAGCAGTGGTGGCGCGGCGGTGTCGTCACCGAGATTGCCCCCGCTGGCAAGTGGTATACCGCTGAGGAGTATCACCAGCTGTATCTGGACCGGAACCCGTCGGGGTACGAGTGCCCTAGCCACTTCTTACGCCCGTTTCCGCCCCTGCATTGA
- a CDS encoding Bax Inhibitor family protein: MSFTLSIRQGPARLAQRLPELSKCILRGPMRSFHQSTKPTSGFFSSRIATSAATRNGFARGARSYHPQAATQQASGTGTRKLLVGGAIFGGTLVAINMVFNRETRDDGGMPVYERDYLNNTFLHTGLGVGIIGLTARQMVNTGFVYRLMVTNPWVVGIGGLALSFATMIGTRSISPDNYIPKYALWTAFNATQAAFVAPLLAFVPGALIARAGLYTVAMMGALSVVGATAKQEKYLYIGGPLLAGAAIVAASGFAPLLIPATAVRTLAFTENIWLYGGLAVFGGFTLYDVQKVLHHARLAQAGIIKRDPVNESISLELDFLNIFVRMVQILMMNQSRRK; this comes from the exons ATGTCGTTTACGCTCAGCATCCGGCAGGGCCCTGCGCGCCTCGCGCAGCGACTGCCCGAGCTCTCCAAATGTATCCTTCGGGGGCCGATGCGGAGCTTCCACCAGTCGACAAAGCCAACAAGCGGCTTCTTCAGCTCGCGCATcgccacgtcggcggcgacccgAAACGGGTTTGCGCGCGGCGCACGCTCGTACCACCCACAGGCAGCAACGCAGCAGGCGagcggcaccggcacgcgcaagctcctcgtcggcggcgccatctttggcggcaccctcgtcgccatcaacaTGGTCTTTAACCGCGAGACGAGAGATGACGGCGGCATGCCCGTGTACGAGCGGGACTACCTGAACAACACATTCCTGCACAcgggcctcggcgtcggcatcatcggccTGACGGCGAGGCAGATGGTGAATACGGGATTCGTCTACCGACTGATGGTGACGAACCCGTGGGTCGTGggcatcggcggcctcgcgctGTCGTTTGCGACGATGATCGGTACTCGATCCATCAGCCCAGACAA TTACATTCCCAAGTACGCCCTTTGGACCGCCTTCAACGCCACCCAAGCGGCCTTTGTCGCCCCCTTGCTCGCCTTTGTCCCCGGCGCGCTCATCGCCCGCGCCGGTCTCTACACCGTGGCCATGATGGGCGCTctgtccgtcgtcggtgcgacggcgaagcaggaaaagtacctgtacatcgGCGGCCCTCTCCTGGCGGGCgcggccatcgtcgccgcctcagGCTTTGCGCCGCTCCTCATCCCCGCGACGGCGGTCCGAACGCTCGCCTTTACCGAGAACATCTGGCTCTACGGAGGCCTGGCCGTCTTTGGCGGCTTCACGCTCTACGACGTGCAAAAGGTGCTGCACCACGCGCGGCTGGCACAGGCCGGCATCATCAAGAGGGACCCGGTGAACGAGAGCATCTCGCTGGAGCTCGATTTCTTGAACATCTTTGTACGGATGGTGCAGATCCTGATGATGAACCAGAGCAGGAGGAAGTAG
- a CDS encoding cyclic nucleotide-binding domain-containing protein, translating to MSNPTSLIRSFDVESNPSRPVRPSPLAASTIRDMPLDLVQRIRSFPLFQSAPEDFLVAIGNHLKPQIHGSNDHIITEGDDAKAMYWLVRGVVAVTSRDGEAVYAELKPGAFFGEIGVLMDMPRTATILARTKCLLLVLKKEDLRLVMPKFPDMEKAILEEAQERLNLLKKKRREGADATLELPKQDFLPRAPTPGEANRGETGAIKDGTVVNSRKRKSPSPNLFDDPAAGSIIGSGVVNIRRTLKELPLFSTLPPDILHFLGLNVQPKTYPPFTQILQQGCAGKEIYFIVQGEAEVVHEEAIQSQAQPPPPPERQPRPRLRSGQYFGEVTSLGLSPDRTATVRSITTVECLVVPEDVLDELWRRCPPGIRSQVERTARLRFESLDEEDVEMGDAASKQQHKSSRPPVLKTPAAQEILPSLEFTSTSKSASPAKDDSDLMERIDPDPFLSVNMENLRNRRRQSLAPPTPPLDSRLNGTKSLVDMAPMSLAPSPSPSPSQPELEPGVRSKRARTLQRSAAETETRARLSSDLLARIFHHLDVGALFRLRIVCRHWRDIVTTSPELCHDVDLSRYNRRVNDETIGRYIAPFVGTRAVSMNLSNCFHITDDGFAALWKHCGKNVRRWKMRSVWDVSANQILEMSEQAKGLEEIDWSNCRKVGDSLLGRVVGWVVPASPASKKGAVASSSNEPRKRSPKQDEPRPVPGTVFGCPNLSRLNLSYCKHITDRSMAHLAAHASGRLQSLVLTRCTSISDAGFQSWAAYKFEKLTKLCLADCTYLSDNAIVALVNAAKGLTHLDLSFCCALSDTSTEVVALGLPKLRELRLAFCGSAVSDGSLESIALHLNELEGLSVRGCVRVTGKGVENILRGCTRIQWLDVSQCRNLEPWLRTGSLLKWGFDDRLAKPMLRTDMPVMLREGAGETPMPKTMSVAMLTTPFLPRVGRNFANKRARQPVRFILQKGLQGLR from the coding sequence aTGTCCAATCCGACCTCCCTCATCCGCTCCTTCGATGTCGAGAGCAACCCGTCACGCCCCGTACggccctcgccgctcgccgcctccaccATCCGCGACATgccgctcgacctcgtccagcGCATCCGCTCCTTCCCCCTCTTCCAGTCCGCGCCCGAGgacttcctcgtcgccatcggcaaTCATCTGAAGCCGCAGATCCACGGCTCCAACGATCACATCATCACCGAGGGTGACGATGCCAAGGCCATGTACTGGCTCGTCcgaggcgtcgtcgccgtcacctcgcgcgatggcgaggccgtctACGCCGAGCTCAAGCCCGGCGCCTTCTTCGGCGAGATCGGCGTCCTCATGGATATGCCGCGCACCGCCACCATCTTGGCCCGCACGAAATGCCTCCTGCTCGTCCTGAAGAAGGAGGACCTGCGGCTCGTCATGCCCAAGTTCCCCGACATGGAAAAGGCCATCCTGGAGGAGGCCCAAGAGCGGCTGAACCTGCTCAAGAAGAAGCGGCGCGAGGGTGCCGACGCGACCCTCGAGTTGCCCAAGCAAGACTTCCTCCCCCGCGCGCCCACACCCGGCGAGGCGAACAggggcgagacgggcgccatcaaggacggcaccgtcgtcaacTCGAGGAAGCGCAAGTCGCCCAGCCCCAACCTCTTCGACGAcccggccgccggcagcATCATCGGCAGCGGCGTAGTCAACATCCGCAGGACCCTCAAGGAGCTCCCGCTCTTCTCGACCCTGCCCCCCGACATCCTGCACTTCCTCGGCCTCAACGTCCAGCCCAAGACGTACCCCCCCTTCACCCAGATCCTCCAGCAGGGCTGCGCCGGCAAGGAGATCTACTTCATCGTCCAGGGCGAGGCTGAAGTCGTCCACGAGGAGGCGATTCAGTCGCAGGCGCaaccgccgcctccgcccgAGCGCCAGCCGCGCCCGCGCCTCCGCTCCGGCCAATATTTTGGCGAGGTCACGAGCCTCGGCCTCTCGCCCGACCGGACCGCGACGGTCAGGTCCATCACGACCGTCGAGTGCCTCGTTGTGCCCGAGGACGTCCTGGACGAGCTGTGGCGCCGCTGCCCGCCCGGCATCCGCTCCCAGGTGGaacggacggcgaggctgcggTTCGAaagcctcgacgaggaggacgtcgAAATGGGTGACGCCGCCTCGAAGCAGCAGCATAAGTCGTCCCGGCCGCCGGTGCtgaagacgccggcggcccagGAGATACTGCCGAGCCTCGAGTtcacctcgacctcgaagtcggcctcgccggccaagGATGACTCCGACTTGATGGAGCGCATCGACCCCGACCCCTTCCTGAGCGTCAACATGGAGAACCTGAGaaaccggcggcggcagtcCTTGGCgcctccgacgccgccgctcgaCAGCCGGCTGAACGGGACCAAGTCCCTCGTTGACATGGCGCCCATGTCGCTcgccccctcgccctcgccctcgccctcgcagcCGGAGCTGGAGCCGGGCGTGAGGTCGAAGCGGGCCCGGACCCTGCAGCGAAGCGCGGCCGAGACCGAGACCAGAGCGCGGCTGTCGTCCGATCTGCTGGCCCGAATCTTCCaccacctcgacgtcggtgcGCTTTTTCGGCTGCGCATCGTCTGCAGGCACTGGCGCGACATCGTCACCACCTCCCCCGAGCTCTGCCATGACGTGGACCTGTCTCGCTACAACAGGCGCGTCAACGACGAGACTATCGGTCGCTACATCGCCCCCTTTGTCGGCACCCGCGCCGTGAGCATGAACCTCAGCAACTGCTTTCAcatcaccgacgacggctttgCCGCCCTGTGGAAGCACTGCGGGAAGAACGTGAGACGGTGGAAGATGCGCTCCGTCTGGGACGTCTCGGCGAACCAGATCCTCGAGATGAGCGAGCAGGCCAAGGGTCTCGAGGAAATCGACTGGAGCAACTGCCGCAAGGTCGGCGAcagcctcctcggccgcgtcgtcggatgGGTCGTCCCCGCCTCTCCGGCCTCCAAGAAgggtgccgtcgcctcgagTTCCAACGAGCCTCGGAAGCGTAGCCCGAAGCAGGACGAGCCGCGGCCGGTGCCCGGGACGGTCTTCGGATGCCCCAACCTGAGCAGACTCAACCTCTCCTACTGCAAGCACATTACCGATCGCTCCATGgcccacctcgccgcccacgccTCCGGCCGGCTTCAGTCTCTCGTCCTCACCCGGTGCACCTCCATCTCCGACGCCGGCTTCCAGTCCTGGGCCGCCTACAAGTTCGAGAAGCTCACCAAGCTGTGCTTGGCCGACTGTACCTACCTCTCGGacaacgccatcgtcgcgCTCGTCAACGCGGCCAAGGGCCTGACGCACCTCGACCTATCCTTTTGCTGCGCCCTCTCCGATACCTCGACCGAGGTTGTCGCCTTGGGCCTCCCCAAGCTCCGCGAGTTGCGGCTCGCCTTCTGCGGCAGCGCCGTGAGCGATGGGAGCCTCGAGAGCATCGCCCTGCACCTCAACGAGCTCGAAGGCCTGAGCGTGCGCGGCTGCGTCAGGGTGACGGGCAAGGGCGTCGAGAACATCCTTCGAGGGTGCACGCGCATTCAGTGGTTGGACGTCAGCCAGTGCCGCAACCTCGAGCCTTGGCTCCGCACCGGCAGCTTGCTGAAGTGGGGTTTCGACGACCGCCTGGCCAAGCCGATGCTGCGGACCGACATGCCGGTGATGCTGCGCGAGGGTGCTGGGGAGACGCCGATGCCCAAGACGATGAGTGTCGCCATGCTCACCACGCCCTTTCTCCCGCGCGTCGGCCGGAACTTCGCCAACAAGCGCGCGAGACAGCCAGTACGGTTCATACTCCAGAAGGGCCTCCAGGGGCTGCGATGA
- a CDS encoding threonine ammonia-lyase precursor yields MPKTNGIVPVRCDTNGDVDDVDGQARPETPSGGMALTEYCANPSPSSEEKRQRIRAVVPDDYLLPNGYPDYLRLIASATSRVYEACRVTPLTHAVNLSDRLECTVLLKREDTQPVFSFKLRGAYNKMAHLDPAQSWRGVVCCSAGNHAQGVAYSARKLKIPATIIMPEGTPSIKHKNVARLGGHVVLHGADFDAAKEECGRREKQDGLINIPPFDDPYVIAGQGTIGSELFGQVNMAKVEAVFCCCGGGGLIAGIGLYVKRMAPHVKVIGVEARDANALAQSLRKGRRVVLKDVGLFADGAAVKTLGEETFRIAREVVDDVVEVTTDEICAAIKDMYDDTRSGLEPAGALAIAGLKRYVAERPSQEAGRTLIAVTSGANMNFDRLRFVAERATLGEGKEALLSVAIPERPGAFAKLIDSITPHAVTEFSYRYASGERANIMIGLSLTAPAAQRNDELATLMKRIRSEGMSVTDLSADELAKSHVRYLVGGQSHVANERLYMFSFPERPGALEKFLTTLRPRFNISLFHYRNYGGDVAKVLAGISCPQDEAGELSQFLRDVGYPFEDCTNSDVFKTFLRT; encoded by the exons ATGCCCAAGACCAACGGCATCGTTCCGGTGCGATGCGACACGAAtggtgacgtcgacgacgtcgacggccaggccAGACCCGAGACGCCGTCGGGCGGCATGGCCCTCACCGAGTACTGCGCCaacccgtcgccgtcatcggaGGAGAAGCGGCAACGCATCCGCGCCGTTGTGCCCGACGACTACCTCCTCCCCAACGGCTATCCTGAT TACCTGCGGCTCATCGCGAGCGCGACGTCGCGCGTCTACGAAGCTTGCCGGGTGACGCCCCTCACGCACGCCGTCAACCTCAGCGACCGGCTCGAGTGCACGGTCCTGCTCAAGAGAGAGGACACGCAGCCCGTCTTCAGCTTCAAGCTGCGCGGCGCCTACAACAAGATGGCCCACCTCGACCCGGCGCAGAGCTGGCGGGGCGTCGtctgctgctcggccggcaACCACGCGCAGGGCGTCGCCTACTCGGCGCGCAAGCTCAAGATCCCCGCCACCATCATCATGCCCGAGGGCACGCCGAGCATCAAGCACAAGAACGTGGCGCggctcggcggccacgtcgtcctgcacggcgccgacttcgacgccgccaaggaggagTGCGGCCGGCGCGAGAAGCAGGACGGGCTCATCAACATCCCGCCCTTCGACGACCCCTACGTCATCGCCGGCCAGGGCACCATCGGCAGCGAGCTCTTCGGCCAGGTCAAcatggccaaggtcgaggccgtcttctgctgctgcggaggcggcggcctcatcgccggcatcggcctctACGTGAAGCGCATGGCGCCCCACGTCAAggtcatcggcgtcgaggcccgcgACGCCAACGCGCTGGCCCAGTCGCTGAGGAAGGGCAGGCGCGTCGTGCTCAAGGACGTCGGCctcttcgccgacggcgcggcggtcaagacgctcggcgaggagacgTTCCGCATCGCGcgcgaggtcgtcgacgacgtcgtcgaggtcacCACCGACGAGATCTGCGCCGCCATCAAGGACATGTACGACGACACCCGCTccggcctcgagccggccggcgccctcgccatcgccggcctgAAGCGCTACGTCGCCGAGCGGCCGTCGCAGGAGGCGGGCCGGaccctcatcgccgtcacgTCGGGCGCCAACATGAACTTTGACCGGCTGcgcttcgtcgccgagcgcgCGACGCtgggcgagggcaaggaggCGCTGCTGTCCGTCGCCATACCCGAGCGGCCGGGCGCCTTCGCCAAGCTCATCGACAGCATCACGCCCCACGCCGTGACCGAGTTCTCGTACCGGTACGCGAGCGGCGAGCGGGCCAACATCATGATCGGCCTGTCgctgacggcgccggcggcgcagcgCAACGACGAGCTGGCGACGCTGATGAAGCGCATCCGCTCCGAGGGCATGAGCGTGACGGacctctcggccgacgagctcgccaagaGCCACGTGCGgtacctcgtcggcggccagtcGCACGTCGCCAACGAGAGGCTCTACATGTTCAGCTTCCCCGAGAGgcccggcgccctcgagaAGTTCCTGACGACGCTGCGGCCGCGCTTCAACATCAGCCTGTTCCACTACCGCAActacggcggcgacgtggccAAGGTGCTGGCGGGCATTTCGTGCCCGCAGGACGAGGCGGGGGAGCTGTCGCAGTTTCTGCGTGACGTCGGCTACCCCTTTGAGGACTGCACCAACTCGGACGTCTTCAAGACGTTCCTACGCACCTAG
- a CDS encoding glycosyl hydrolase, with product MSLPGSRTRGHRQHCCEYTEKLETAALLSPPSNPVSSRTNGWSRKTLHGWLSCPRRKVVCRLLAGCLSVLLVVHHVFPATLHPLTLTVTAGRFFCPAWHTKSSLAPDAEPPESRSPSQVSGGTLESVLILEDAFAALSVLQTTYFDALNGTWPSSIDWTGAVIETVVSGMLATLTQSLADGDFGTGASWRQKENLISSVYGQVVHSFFGQNAEAIKNQAYDDMLWAVLGWLEAFRFVRLHAELHHPGTKEDDCTGLPGRLGQALQTMPWQGYRFFCTFANRARDFWDRASEGWDTTLCHGGMTWNPRLLPYKNAVTNELWISASVAMYQHFPDDAFDASWVASKGFPTKDPVYLAAAVEGYRWLQRVGMTNRQGLYVDGYHVDGSRPGNVECDIRDETVYTYNQGIILTGQRGLWSVTGSSSYLDDGHRLVRSVVEATGWNLAANAPVDIIDDLPPGELPPWRGIGRGGILEERCDVRATCSQDSQTFKGIFFHHLAGFCAAADADGSGRGAAETTPRPGLVRLSHDKACRSYVGWVKHNADAARRTRDSSGRFGMWWGAGIFHDPLVGRHDDGGRPANATDYRNDGTPLDAIWGTDSKWMPGMRAQGPGCHDDMRRPKMKAREAAMGSAGSGTAAEPEPTLSSRASDPNARGRGRTVETQMGGLALLRAHYELSRRLLDTP from the exons ATGAGCCTGCCTGGATCGAGAACTCGTGGCCATCGGCAGCATTGCTGTGAATATACCGAGAAGCTTGAAACTGCCGCTCTActctcgcctccctcgaACCCTGTTTCGTCGCGCACCAACGGCTGGAGCCGGAAAACTCTCCACGGCTGGCTCTCGTGTCCCAGACGCAAGGTGGTCTGCCGCCTGCTTGCAGGGTGCCTCTCCGTTCTTCTTGTTGTGCATCATGTCTTCCCTGCTACTCTCCATCCTCTGACGTTGACCGTTACCGCTGGCCGTTTCTTCTGTCCAGCGTGGCATACCAAGTCAAGCTTGGCTCCAGATGCAGAGCCCCCAGAGAGTCGCTCGCCCAGCCAGGTGTCCGGTGGGACGCTCGAGAGCGTGCTGATTCTTGAAGATGCTTTTGCCGCCCTCTCGGTCCTGCAGACGACCTACTTTGATGCCCTCAACGGCACCTGGCCCTCGTCCATCGACTGGACCGGCGCCGTGATCGAGACGGTCGTCTCCGGCATGCTGGCCACGTTGACCCagtcgctcgccgacggagatTTCGGCACCGGTGCCAGCTGGAGGCAAAAGGAGAACCTCATCTCTTCCGTGTACGGTCAAGTCGTCCACTCATTCTTCGGCCAGAatgccgaggccatcaagaaCCAG GCGTACGACGACATGCTCTGGGCCGTCCTCGGCTGGCTCGAGGCCTTCCGATTCGTGCGACTCCATGCGGAGCTGCACCACCCGGGCACGAAGGAGGATGACTGCACTGGCCTGCCGGGTCGGCTCGGCCAAGCTCTGCAGACCATGCCCTGGCAAGGCTACCGCTTTTTCTGCACCTTTGCCAACCGTGCACGAGACTTTTGGGACCGAGCCTCCGAGGGCTGGGACACGACGCTGTGCCACGGCGGCATGACGTGGAACCCGCGCCTGCTTCCCTACAAGAATGCCGTGACCAACGAGCTTTGGATttcggcctcggtcgccaTGTATCAACActtccccgacgacgccttcGACGCGTCATGGGTGGCGAGCAAGGGCTTCCCCACCAAGGATCCCGTctacctcgccgccgcggtcGAGGGGTACAGGTGGCTCCAGCGCGTCGGCATGACCAACCGGCAGGGACTCTACGTCGACGGCTaccacgtcgacggcagcaggcCCGGCAACGTCGAATGCGACATCCGCGACGAGACCgtctacacctacaaccaAGGCATCATCTTGACGGGCCAGCGTGGCCTGTGGAGCGTCACGGGGAGCTCGTCgtacctcgacgacggccatcggcTGGTCCGctcggtcgtcgaggcgacCGGCTGGAATCTTGCGGCGAATGCTCCCGTCGACATCATCGACGATTTACCGCCCGGCGAGCTGCCGCCGTGGCGAggcatcggccgcggcggcatcCTGGAGGAGCGCTGCGACGTGCGGGCCACCTGCTCGCAGGACAGCCAAACCTTCAAGGGCATCTTCTTTCACCACCTCGCCGGCTtttgcgccgccgccgatgccgacggctcgGGACGAGgtgcggccgagacgacgcccaggcccggcctcgtccgactcTCTCACGACAAGGCTTGCCGCTCCTACGTCGGCTGGGTCAAGCacaacgccgacgccgctcgcAGAACGCGCGACTCGAGCGGTCGATTCGGCATGTGGTGGGGCGCAGGCATCTTCCACGacccgctcgtcggccggcacgacgacggtggcagGCCGGCCAACGCGACCGACTACCGCAACGACGGGACGCCGCTGGACGCCATCTGGGGCACGGATTCGAAGTGGATGCCTGGCATGCGAGCCCAGGGGCCGGGCTGCCATGATGATATGCGGCGTCCGAAAATGAAGGCTCGTGAGGCGGCCATGGGCAGTGCTGGGTCAGGGACGGCCGCCGAACCCGAGCCGACGTTGTCGAGCCGTGCCTCGGACCCGAACGCTCGCGGCAGGGGACGTACGGTGGAGACGCAGATGGGAGGGCTGGCGCTGTTGAGAGCGCACTATGAGCTGTCGAGACGACTGCTGGACACGCCGTAG